In Lactococcus garvieae subsp. garvieae, the following proteins share a genomic window:
- a CDS encoding class I SAM-dependent methyltransferase, producing the protein MVKTNMYYEDNRDLAHDVQELSVELLGLSLHFLTDAGVFSKNAIDYGSCVLLDNFQPEGAKTLLDVGCGYGTLALTLAKKYGLKATLVDVNSRALDLAKKNADKNNIEVNDIFLSNIYDNVEGKFDAIISNPPIRAGKEVVHTILSDAYEHLNDDGHLTIVIQKKQGAPSAQKKMKDVFGNCEIVAKDKGYYILRSYKEKL; encoded by the coding sequence ATGGTAAAAACAAATATGTATTATGAAGACAACCGAGATTTAGCACATGATGTGCAGGAACTATCGGTTGAACTTTTGGGGCTCTCCCTCCACTTCCTGACCGATGCAGGTGTATTTTCTAAAAACGCTATTGATTATGGTTCATGTGTTTTACTCGATAATTTTCAACCAGAAGGAGCAAAAACTTTGCTTGATGTCGGTTGTGGCTATGGTACACTGGCTTTAACTTTAGCAAAAAAATATGGTTTGAAAGCCACACTTGTCGATGTAAATAGTCGTGCCCTTGATTTAGCTAAGAAAAATGCAGATAAAAATAATATAGAAGTCAATGATATTTTTTTATCAAACATATATGATAATGTTGAAGGAAAGTTTGATGCTATTATTTCTAATCCCCCTATTCGTGCGGGGAAAGAAGTGGTGCACACTATTTTATCCGACGCCTATGAGCATTTAAATGATGACGGGCATTTAACGATCGTTATTCAGAAAAAACAGGGAGCACCGAGTGCACAAAAGAAAATGAAGGATGTCTTTGGCAATTGCGAGATTGTCGCTAAAGATAAAGGATATTACATTTTAAGAAGTTATAAGGAGAAACTATGA
- the deoC gene encoding deoxyribose-phosphate aldolase has translation MKINQYIDHTILKADATQEKVQAIIDEAKKYEFASVCINPTWVAFAAEQLKDEVSKVCTVIGFPLGANTSEVKAFEATDAIKKGADEVDMVINIGAAKDGKWDLVESDIAAVNAVKDGRILKVIIETSLLTDEEKVKACQAAQRAGADFVKTSTGFSTAGAKVEDVKLMRETVGPDMGVKASGGIRNLEDAKAMIEAGANRLGCSSGVAIMEGETANASY, from the coding sequence ATGAAAATCAATCAATACATTGACCACACAATCCTCAAAGCAGATGCCACACAAGAAAAAGTTCAAGCTATCATTGATGAAGCAAAAAAATACGAATTTGCTAGTGTGTGTATCAATCCAACTTGGGTAGCTTTTGCTGCTGAACAACTTAAAGATGAAGTTTCAAAAGTATGTACAGTTATCGGTTTCCCTCTCGGAGCAAATACTTCAGAAGTCAAAGCCTTTGAAGCCACAGATGCTATCAAAAAAGGTGCAGACGAAGTAGATATGGTGATTAATATTGGTGCAGCTAAAGACGGAAAATGGGACTTAGTGGAAAGTGATATTGCAGCAGTTAATGCCGTTAAGGATGGTCGTATCCTTAAAGTTATTATCGAAACAAGTCTTTTGACAGATGAAGAAAAAGTCAAAGCTTGTCAAGCTGCACAACGTGCGGGCGCTGATTTTGTTAAGACATCAACAGGCTTTTCAACAGCTGGTGCCAAAGTTGAAGATGTAAAATTGATGCGTGAAACCGTTGGACCAGATATGGGTGTCAAAGCTTCAGGCGGTATCCGTAATCTTGAAGATGCCAAAGCCATGATTGAAGCTGGTGCAAACCGCTTGGGCTGTTCTTCAGGTGTCGCAATCATGGAAGGTGAAACTGCCAATGCCAGCTACTAA
- the coaA gene encoding type I pantothenate kinase, whose translation MNKFINYDEISRETWQNLYLSSIVPLTNKELDAIRSLNDEISLQDVIDVYLPLIYLVRLYKKNIEDLSFSKGLFLQKIVKTPPLIIGISGSVAVGKSTAARLVQLLLSREFKKLSVELVTTDGFLYPTAVLEERNMLERKGFPESYDMEHLLNFLYRVKNGETCEIPIYSHENYDILKDQTQTIDQPDILIVEGINVLQNPQSEHLYVSDFYDFSIYVDADEAVIERWYLERFDSLLKLAENDPHNYYHQFTKMPYDEVMQLARQTWANTNLPNLRDYIEPTRNRAEVILHKTENHYIDKIYLKKF comes from the coding sequence ATGAATAAATTCATCAATTATGATGAAATTTCGCGAGAAACTTGGCAAAATCTCTACCTTTCTTCAATCGTGCCTTTGACAAATAAGGAGCTCGATGCCATTCGTTCACTCAATGATGAAATTTCACTCCAAGACGTTATCGATGTATACTTGCCTTTAATTTATCTGGTCCGCCTCTATAAGAAAAATATTGAGGATTTAAGCTTTTCAAAAGGTTTATTTTTACAAAAAATTGTTAAAACACCACCATTAATTATTGGAATCTCTGGTTCTGTTGCAGTTGGAAAATCAACCGCGGCGCGCCTTGTTCAACTTCTTTTGTCCCGTGAATTTAAAAAATTAAGTGTGGAGCTCGTGACAACCGATGGCTTTCTTTATCCTACAGCCGTCTTAGAAGAGCGCAACATGTTAGAACGCAAAGGATTCCCGGAAAGCTATGACATGGAGCACCTCTTGAACTTTCTTTACCGCGTAAAGAACGGTGAAACATGTGAGATTCCGATTTATTCCCACGAAAATTACGATATCCTCAAAGATCAAACCCAAACGATTGATCAACCTGACATCTTAATTGTTGAAGGGATAAATGTTCTCCAAAATCCACAGAGCGAGCATCTCTATGTCAGTGATTTTTATGATTTTTCTATCTATGTGGATGCAGATGAAGCGGTGATTGAAAGATGGTATCTGGAGCGTTTTGACAGTCTGCTCAAGCTTGCCGAAAATGACCCCCATAATTATTATCACCAATTTACAAAAATGCCTTACGATGAAGTGATGCAGCTGGCTCGTCAGACTTGGGCCAATACCAATCTGCCTAATTTACGTGACTACATTGAGCCCACACGAAATCGCGCGGAAGTCATCTTGCACAAAACAGAGAATCATTACATTGATAAAATTTATTTGAAAAAGTTTTGA
- the guaA gene encoding glutamine-hydrolyzing GMP synthase — translation MSDKQLEKIIVLDYGSQYNQLIARRIREICVFSELMSHKVTAQEIREINPLGIVLSGGPNSVYDEGSFDIDPEIFELGLPILGICYGMQLISHKLGGKVESASESEYGVAPIELKAKSELFAHTPETQDVLMSHGDRVVEIPEGFHVVATSPNSPFAAVENTERHIYGIQFHPEVRHSVYGTDMLRNFALNICGAKGDWSMESFIDMQIEKIREQVGDKKVLLGLSGGVDSSVVGVLLQRAIGDQLTSIFVDHGFLRKGEGDQVMNMLGDKFGLNIIRVNAEERFMNKLAGVSDPEKKRKIIGNEFVYVFDDEASKLKDVKFLAQGTLYTDVIESGTDTAQTIKSHHNVGGLPEDMQFELIEPLNTLFKDEVRALGTELGMPDEIVWRQPFPGPGLAIRVMGDLTPEKIAVVRDSDAILREEIAAAGLDRDVWQYFTVNTGVRSVGVMGDIRTYDYTLAIRAITSIDGMTAEFAKLPWDVLQKISVRIVNEVDHINRVVYDITSKPPATVEWE, via the coding sequence TTGTCTGATAAACAACTTGAAAAAATTATCGTTCTTGACTATGGTAGTCAATATAATCAATTGATTGCGCGTCGCATTCGTGAAATCTGTGTTTTCTCAGAGCTGATGAGTCATAAAGTCACAGCTCAAGAAATCCGTGAAATAAACCCTTTGGGGATTGTACTTTCTGGGGGTCCTAACTCTGTTTACGACGAAGGTTCATTTGATATTGATCCTGAAATTTTTGAACTTGGATTGCCTATTTTAGGTATCTGCTATGGTATGCAACTCATCAGTCACAAATTAGGTGGTAAAGTTGAGAGTGCTTCTGAAAGCGAGTATGGTGTTGCACCAATCGAGCTTAAAGCAAAATCTGAACTTTTCGCTCATACTCCTGAAACACAAGATGTTCTCATGAGCCATGGTGACCGCGTTGTTGAAATCCCTGAAGGCTTCCATGTGGTTGCTACTTCTCCAAATAGCCCATTTGCAGCGGTTGAAAATACAGAACGTCACATTTACGGTATTCAATTCCACCCTGAAGTTCGTCACTCTGTATACGGAACAGATATGCTCCGCAACTTTGCTTTAAACATTTGTGGTGCTAAAGGTGATTGGTCAATGGAGAGCTTCATTGACATGCAAATTGAAAAAATCCGCGAACAAGTGGGAGACAAAAAAGTCTTGCTTGGTCTCTCTGGTGGTGTAGACTCATCTGTAGTTGGTGTGCTCTTACAACGTGCTATCGGTGACCAATTGACTTCAATCTTCGTGGACCACGGTTTCCTCCGTAAAGGCGAAGGCGATCAAGTAATGAACATGTTGGGAGACAAATTCGGCTTAAATATCATTCGTGTTAATGCTGAAGAACGTTTCATGAATAAGTTAGCTGGTGTGTCTGATCCAGAGAAAAAACGTAAAATCATCGGTAACGAATTTGTTTACGTCTTTGATGATGAAGCTTCTAAACTTAAAGATGTTAAATTCCTTGCTCAAGGTACACTTTATACAGATGTCATCGAGTCAGGAACAGATACTGCTCAAACGATCAAATCACACCACAATGTTGGTGGCTTGCCTGAAGACATGCAGTTCGAATTGATCGAACCTTTAAACACCCTTTTCAAAGACGAAGTTCGTGCCCTTGGTACAGAGCTTGGTATGCCTGATGAGATCGTATGGCGCCAACCCTTCCCAGGACCTGGTCTTGCCATTCGTGTTATGGGTGACTTGACACCTGAGAAAATTGCGGTTGTCCGTGATTCAGATGCCATTCTTCGTGAAGAAATCGCTGCTGCTGGCTTAGACCGTGATGTATGGCAATATTTCACTGTTAATACTGGCGTTCGTTCAGTTGGTGTAATGGGCGATATCCGTACTTATGACTATACACTCGCTATCCGTGCGATCACTTCTATCGATGGTATGACAGCTGAGTTTGCTAAACTCCCATGGGATGTTTTACAAAAGATTTCAGTACGTATCGTTAATGAGGTGGACCACATCAACCGCGTCGTCTACGATATTACCTCTAAACCACCTGCAACTGTTGAGTGGGAATAA
- a CDS encoding pyrimidine-nucleoside phosphorylase: protein MTYRMVDLIQKKRDGGHFEKAEIDWLISGYATGEVPDYQMAALAMAIYFKGMTTEETANLTMAMVASGKEFDLSAIPGVKVDKHSTGGVGDKVTIILAPLVASFDVPVAKMSGRGLGHTGGTLDKLESIPGFEIEKTEEDFIAQVKNSGIAVIGQSDELVKADKLLYALRDVTATVDIIPLIASSIMSKKIASGSNAILLDVTVGDGAFMKNIEDARLLARTMVDLGKAVGRETVAVLTNMNQPLGHAIGNRNEITEAVNTLNGKGTSAFRHFIAELAQIMLALAGVEKTVPEIIENLDNGKAYAKFLAMCEAQHGDATAFKHLTAELNVAHTVEIYADREGYISQEKAMGVGIVAMKLGAGRATKTDTIDFEAGINLAKKVGDPVQKGDLIATLYSNRAISSDLIAEFKNNIEISDQQVHAPEILEIIR, encoded by the coding sequence ATGACCTACAGAATGGTAGACCTGATTCAAAAAAAACGTGATGGCGGCCACTTTGAGAAGGCTGAAATCGATTGGCTTATCTCTGGTTATGCAACGGGCGAAGTTCCGGATTACCAAATGGCAGCACTAGCTATGGCGATTTATTTTAAAGGTATGACGACAGAAGAAACAGCCAACTTGACCATGGCCATGGTTGCCTCAGGTAAAGAATTTGATTTGTCAGCCATTCCTGGTGTGAAGGTAGACAAACATTCTACAGGGGGTGTAGGTGATAAAGTAACGATTATTTTAGCACCTTTAGTAGCCAGCTTTGATGTCCCTGTCGCTAAAATGTCCGGCCGTGGTTTGGGACATACCGGTGGAACCTTAGACAAGTTAGAGTCTATTCCCGGCTTTGAAATTGAAAAAACAGAAGAAGACTTTATTGCCCAAGTAAAGAATTCAGGAATCGCTGTGATTGGTCAGTCTGATGAGTTGGTAAAAGCAGACAAACTTCTCTATGCACTTCGGGATGTGACAGCCACAGTTGATATTATTCCATTGATTGCAAGTTCTATCATGTCTAAGAAAATTGCTTCTGGCTCAAATGCTATTTTGCTTGATGTAACTGTCGGCGATGGTGCTTTTATGAAAAATATCGAAGATGCGCGCCTCTTAGCCCGCACGATGGTAGACTTAGGGAAGGCTGTTGGACGTGAAACAGTAGCAGTTTTGACCAATATGAACCAGCCGTTAGGACATGCTATTGGTAATCGTAATGAAATTACGGAAGCCGTGAATACGCTAAATGGAAAAGGTACGTCGGCATTCCGTCACTTTATCGCGGAACTGGCTCAAATTATGCTTGCGTTAGCAGGTGTAGAAAAAACTGTTCCAGAAATCATCGAAAACCTTGATAATGGTAAAGCTTATGCTAAATTCCTTGCTATGTGTGAAGCACAACACGGAGATGCAACAGCTTTTAAGCATTTGACTGCAGAATTAAATGTGGCACATACTGTTGAGATCTATGCTGACCGTGAAGGTTATATCTCACAAGAAAAAGCAATGGGTGTCGGTATTGTTGCGATGAAGCTAGGAGCTGGAAGAGCGACCAAGACAGATACAATCGATTTTGAAGCAGGTATTAACCTCGCGAAAAAAGTGGGTGACCCCGTCCAAAAAGGTGATCTTATTGCTACACTTTATAGCAATCGTGCCATTTCTTCCGATTTGATTGCGGAGTTTAAGAACAATATCGAAATTTCTGACCAGCAAGTTCATGCACCTGAAATTTTGGAAATTATTCGCTGA
- a CDS encoding universal stress protein, with amino-acid sequence MREKYKNILVAVDGSEQSDKAVREAVKIAARNETSLFVLNVKDDVRLYGSAYGVPLILENLEEQSRAIIERASEIIKKQVEFKAYRVEGSPKKEIVDFAQSNDIDLIVIGVTGKGAFDRLLVGSTTAYVIDHARCNVMVVK; translated from the coding sequence ATGAGAGAAAAATACAAAAACATTCTGGTAGCTGTTGATGGTTCAGAACAATCTGATAAAGCAGTACGTGAAGCTGTAAAAATTGCAGCACGTAATGAAACATCGCTATTTGTTTTGAATGTCAAAGATGATGTGAGACTTTATGGTTCAGCTTACGGTGTACCACTTATTCTTGAAAATTTAGAAGAGCAATCACGGGCAATCATTGAAAGAGCTTCTGAGATTATCAAGAAACAGGTAGAGTTTAAGGCATATCGTGTGGAAGGGTCACCCAAAAAAGAAATCGTTGATTTTGCGCAATCCAATGATATTGATTTGATCGTTATTGGTGTTACTGGTAAAGGAGCCTTTGACCGTTTATTGGTCGGTTCTACAACAGCATATGTTATTGATCATGCGCGTTGTAACGTTATGGTTGTCAAATAA
- a CDS encoding cytidine deaminase, translating to MPATKELIEAAREASSHAYVPYSNFPVGAALVTTDGKVYQGCNIENASFGLSNCAERTAIFKAVSEDHLEFSSLYIYGETAAPISPCGACRQVVSEFCEADMPVYLLSKMGEVKETSVGQLLPYSFKELE from the coding sequence ATGCCAGCTACTAAAGAACTCATTGAAGCAGCACGCGAAGCAAGCAGTCATGCTTATGTCCCTTATTCCAATTTTCCTGTGGGTGCAGCGCTAGTCACTACGGATGGTAAAGTTTATCAAGGATGTAATATTGAGAATGCGAGCTTTGGCTTGAGCAATTGCGCGGAGAGAACAGCTATTTTTAAGGCTGTGTCCGAAGATCATTTGGAATTTTCAAGTCTGTATATTTATGGAGAAACGGCTGCTCCAATCAGTCCTTGTGGGGCATGCCGTCAAGTCGTCTCTGAATTTTGTGAGGCTGATATGCCGGTTTATCTTCTTTCAAAAATGGGGGAAGTTAAAGAGACATCAGTGGGGCAATTGTTGCCTTATTCCTTTAAAGAACTGGAATAA
- a CDS encoding YxeA family protein has product MKRVVFGLVAIIVLIIGNSIWHNSEHGGKNLFVKIQEDEKIEMKKSDNGHVTKYKYSVIGFDEKGKSQEIKLTAQYSLKHYDYLKVVTNKKKGVLSWKEVKKQEIPKNPLFELEKA; this is encoded by the coding sequence ATGAAAAGAGTTGTATTTGGCCTGGTTGCAATCATAGTTTTAATAATTGGAAATTCTATATGGCATAATTCAGAGCATGGTGGCAAGAATTTATTCGTTAAAATTCAAGAAGACGAAAAAATTGAAATGAAAAAATCGGATAATGGTCACGTTACAAAATATAAATATTCCGTCATCGGATTTGATGAAAAAGGAAAATCGCAAGAAATAAAGCTTACGGCGCAATATAGTTTAAAGCACTATGACTATTTGAAAGTCGTAACCAATAAGAAAAAAGGAGTTTTGAGCTGGAAAGAAGTTAAAAAGCAAGAAATCCCTAAAAACCCACTGTTTGAGCTTGAAAAAGCTTAA